A part of Terriglobus roseus genomic DNA contains:
- the efp gene encoding elongation factor P, with amino-acid sequence MAGLIEAIDVKRKMYFELEGVPYHCLDKEISTPTARGGQTLVRLKMRNLLTRAVFDKTFKADEKFKEPDLEDVEATFLYSDNDGAYFLDQTSFETLQLNNEMLGDALDWLLEGTAVQIEKFEGNPIGLQLPIHVELVVKETEPGFKGDTATGVTYKPATLETGAVVQVPAFVKEGDKIKVAPETKEFAGRV; translated from the coding sequence ATGGCAGGACTGATCGAGGCCATCGACGTTAAGCGCAAGATGTATTTTGAGTTGGAAGGCGTGCCGTATCACTGCCTCGATAAGGAAATCTCCACGCCGACGGCGCGTGGCGGGCAGACGCTGGTGCGCTTGAAGATGCGCAACCTGCTGACGCGTGCGGTTTTCGATAAGACCTTCAAGGCCGACGAAAAGTTCAAGGAACCCGATCTGGAAGATGTCGAGGCCACGTTCCTCTATAGCGATAACGATGGCGCTTACTTCCTGGATCAGACCAGCTTCGAGACGCTGCAGTTGAACAACGAAATGCTGGGCGATGCGCTGGACTGGCTGCTGGAAGGCACCGCGGTTCAGATTGAAAAGTTTGAAGGCAATCCCATTGGTCTCCAGTTGCCGATCCATGTGGAACTGGTTGTGAAAGAGACGGAGCCGGGCTTCAAGGGCGATACCGCTACTGGCGTTACGTACAAGCCTGCGACGCTGGAAACCGGCGCGGTGGTGCAGGTGCCCGCGTTTGTGAAAGAGGGCGACAAGATCAAGGTGGCGCCCGAGACGAAGGAGTTCGCGGGCCGCGTCTAG